GGTTCTTCCTACACCCTTAAACCCCCACACCCTTACACCCCTATTTCCCACTTGCCGGTATCTGGGATGGACAGCAGCGACGGTTTAGCAGATGCGCTAGTACAAATTTGCCGTGCTAGTAATGTTGGCGCTGTAGTAGAACGTACACAAATTCCTTCGCCACCAGCTTTTGCGCACTGGCTAACCCAAGAACAAGCCTTACAGTATAGCCTCTACGGTGGTGAAGATTTTGAATTGGTGTTGTGCTTACCAAAAGAGCCAGCCTACAAATTAGTACAAATGCTTGGTCAAGGTGCAGCTGCGATTGGAGAAATCACAAATGGCTCAACCGTAGTATTACATGACCAAAAACAAGAATTCCCTGACCAAGTTTTGACTCTTAGTCAGGGATTTCAGCATTTTGGTTAGTGGTTAAAAACCAACTACTAACTACCAACTACTAACAAATTTATTACTTCCACTTCTCGGCTACTAATTCTGCCAAGTCGAGAACACGTTGGCTGTAACCCCATTCGTTGTCGTACCATGCCATAACTTTCACCATGTCGCCACCCATGACCATTGTCAAGCTGGCATCAACAATGGAAGAGGCATCAGTACCTTGATAGTCAGAGGATACCAATTGTAGTTCACTGTAATCTAAAATGCCTTTTAGCTCATTTTCAGAAGCACTCTTGAGAGCGGCGTTAACTTCTTCCGCAATTGTTGGCTTCTCAACTTGGATCACGAAATCCACCATCGAAACGTTGGGGGTGGGTACACGCAATGCTACACCATTGAGTTTGCCTTTGAGTGCTGGTAATACTAACGCTACAGCTTTTGCTGCACCGGTGGAAGTAGGAACAATGTTAATTGCCGCAGCACGCGCACGGCGTACATCTCGGTGAGAAGCGTCCAGCAGGCGCTGATCTCCTGTGTAGCTGTGGGTGGTGGTCATTGTACCTTTGATGATGCCAAATTTTTCGTGTAAGACTTTGGCAACAGGAGCCAAGCAGTTGGTAGTACAGCTGGCGTTGCTGATGATGTGGTGTTTATCGTGATCGTAATCGTGATGGTTCACGCCAATCACGAAAGTACCATCTTCATTTTTGCCAGGAGCGGTGATCAAAACCTTTTTGGCGCCAGCATTTATATGCTTCATCGCCCCTTCTTTGGCAGTAAAGACCCCTGTCGCTTCAATAATTAGGTCAATTTCCCACTCTTTCCAGGGCAAGTTTTCTGGGTTGCGATCAGATACGCATTTTACGGTCTTACCGTTTGCGATGATTGAGTTATCATCGGCAGTAATTTCAACACCTTTTAACTTCCCTAGCATCGAATCATATTTGAGCAGGTGAGCGTTGGTTCTGGGATCTGAGGTGTCGTTGATAGCAACTAGGTCGATATTGCTATTCTCTCTACCCAACCAACAGCGCATAAAGTTACGACCGATGCGCCCGAAACCGTTGATAGCAACTCTAATCACAGCGTCTTGCCCTCTGTTATATATGCCTAATTAAATCTTATGGTTGACCCCGATCATATCGCAAAGGGGGGAGTATTTATAACTATAAAGTGTTAGAACCCAAAAAAAATTTTAATTTTTTTTATTAGGGCATTTGTCATTGGTCATTTGTCATTTGTTAGTGGTTGGTTGTTAAACATCCCCCTTGTCTCCCTTGTCTCCCACACTCCCCGCACTCCTCACCTTCTTCTGAATTTTTAATTTTTAATTTTTAATTGTTTTGTCCCCGATTCCCTGTTTTAAACATAGAGGCTGTGAGCAGCTATGTAACTTCGTACTGATTCTGGAACTAGGTAACGAATCGATTGGCGATCACGACATAAGTTACGAATGATACTTGACGAAACTCCCACTAAAGGGGTATGCAATAATTGCCAGTGTATGGTGCTGGACTGACTTGCAAATTTTTGCTCCACTTGCTTGCAGATTAAATCAGTTTGAGTTATACATTCACTACCAAGATATCGGGGTGCGATTAACCAATCGCACAATTGTGCTAGCTCCTGTCCGCGATACCACTGAGGTAGCGTTTGAAAGGAATCCAGACCAACAATCCAACACCAATGAGTATTGGGATAAAAATTGGATAAATCAATCAGGGTATTAATGGCATAAGAAGTACCAGATTGCGATTGCTCAATCGGTGAAACAGTAAATCCTAAGTTGTCTGTTATCGCCGCTTGTAGCATCGCTAAACGATGTTGAAACGAAGCTGCTTTTTTATGAGGAGGATGAGCTGATGGCACCCAAAGAATCTTTTCTAGGGGTACTTGATTGAGAGCTGTTTCGGCTACGATGAGATGTCCCCAATGAACAGGATCAAATGTGCCACCAAAAATTGCAATTTGTTGCATCCACTCTTTTTTTTAGCTTGATTCGATTTCAAAGTAGTTAACACTCAGTCTACCATTGTAGCCAATTCCAGCAAATAGACCGATATTATGTGTTTGAAAATACAGTTGTATATTTCCCGAAGGTGCAGAAATTTGCAGAATAAACATAATATTAGTTCAGAAAGAGAAAAACCACTTACAAGGTTAAAATCATTCTGAAGTAATGTAATCTGAGCATGAAAATCTACCTATCAGGAGTATGAGATTTATACAGAGGTAGTATCAATAAAAAACAAAATCCTGTTATGATACGCGTGTCATTTGTGATGTTTATGTGGTGTGGTAATAGAGGAGTAATTGATGAAAAAATCTGTAGACTTTAGCGGTAGACCATTTCATTTTATTGGTATTGGTGGCATAGGTATGTCTGCTTTGGCATATGTGCTAGCAAAACGTCAATTGCCTGTTTCGGGTTCGGATCTTCGTCCAAATCACATTACTTCCAAATTGGAATCTATCGGGGCTCATATTTTTGCTAAACAAGAAGCAAGCAATTTAGAATTCTTTCGCCCAAAAGAGAATGAAAATCGAGTAATTTTAAATACTCAAAATCATGTGTCAACTAACAAAGTGGCACAACTACCGCAAGTAATTTGTTCCACAGCAATAAATACTAATAATCTGGAATATAAAGCAGCATTAGAATTAGGCTGCCCAATTTTCCATCGTTCAGATGTATTGGCAACTTTAATTTCTGAATATGACAGCATCGCAGTTGCTGGAACTCACGGCAAAACTACCACCAGTAGTATGATAGGATATCTGCTACTGCAAGCTGATCTAGATCCAACAATTTTGATTGGTGGTGAAGTTAATGCCTGGGAAGGTAACGCTAGATTAGGTCAAAGTCGGTATTTAGTAGCAGAAGCAGATGAATCAGATGGTTCATTAGTTAAACATGCCCCAGAAATCGGTGTAATCACGAATATTGAACTAGACCATCCCGACCACTACGACAATTTAGAAGAAGTAGTGGAAATATTCCATACCTTCGCTAAAAGTTGTAAAACTTTGGTAGCTAGTATTGATTGTGCAACGGTGCGTGATCGCTTTCAACCAACAATCAGCTACAGTTTAAATCCAGAAACAGGCGCAGATTATACCGTTACAAATATAGACTATCGTGCAGATGGCACTACCGCTTTAGTTTGGGAGCGGGGGAAAGCCTTGGGTGTGTTAAATTTGCGTTTGCTCAGTCGCCATAACCTTAGCAATGCTCTAGCAGCAGTAGCTGTTGGTCGCGTCTTGGGATTAGAATTTGGCGAGATTGCCAAGGGACTTGCCACTTTTGAAGGCGCAAGACGTCGCTTTGAATTCCGGGGCGAAGCTCACGGAATCACATTCATTGACGACTATGCCCACCATCCTAGCGAAATTCGTGCCACTCTAGCAGCAGCACGTCTGCAAGCAAGACCAGGACAAAGAGTAGTTGCCATATTTCAACCTCATCGCTACAGCCGTACACTGGCATTTTTAGAAGAATTTGCCGAATCTTTTACCCATGCTGATGTAGTTATACTCACTGACATTTACAGCGCTGGGGAAGTCAACATAGGGCAAGTAAGCGGTGAACAATTAGTACAGGAAGTTGCCAAACATCATCCACAAGTCAAGTATCAAGCAAACTTAGCCTTAATGTGTGATTTCTTACAGCAAACACTACGTTCTGGAGACTTAGCACTGTTTCTAGGAGCTGGGAATTTAAATCAGGTAATTCCGGAGGTAATTGCTACACTCCATCAACCAGCTACAGCGACATCTTAAAAGTCTTATGGGCTAGTTTCTTGCTCTAGCTGAATGTCAGTCTTGCAAATTTCATTTATTGCATCAAATAATTACCGTATTTGTACGGTGGATAAACATCAAATTAAAACAGATTCTGGTAAATATGGCAATTTCCCAGGCAGGTGTAAGTGTCTGCACAAATTCTGGTGTGAATGTAAATAAACGACAAACAACTAATTCCAAAACTAAGGAAATTCCCTTACTTGGTACTGACTGCGCGATTAAATCACAAGTTCCTCTGTCAGCATATACTTCCTACAGAGTCGGAGGGCCAGCAGAATGGTATGTTGCACCTCGCAACATCGAAGCAATGCACGCGAGTTTAGTGTATGCAAAAGAGGAAGGTTTACCAGTAACAGTACTGGGAGCAGGTTCTAACTTGCTAGTAAGCGATCGCGGTATTCCAGGCTTAGTTATCGCTACCCGCCATTTGCGCCAAACTCACTTTGATCCAGAAACCGGTCTATTAACAGTAGCAGCTGGGGAACCAATACCCAGTTTGGCAATGGCTGCGGCAGAGCAGGGATGGCAGGGCTTAGAATGGTCTGTAGGTATCCCTGGAACCGTTGGTGGGGCTGTAGTGATGAATGCAGGAGCGCATAATAGCTGTATTGCAGATATCTTAGTCAGCGCTCAAGTACTTTCACCCGACGGTACTATCGAAACCCTGACTAGTGAACAATTGGGTTATAGCTATCGTACTTCTATCTTACAAGGAAGCGATCGCATTGTTACCCAAGCCACCTTCCAAATGCAACCAGGCGCTGACCCCGCCCTTGTGATTGCAACTACCAAGCAACACAAACAGCACCGACTGACAACACAACCTTACGACAAACCTAGTTGCGGTAGCGTCTTCCGTAACCCCAAACCCTACGCCGCAGGTTGGTTAATTGAACAAACTGGTTTAAAAGGCTTTCAGATTGGTAACGCACAAGTAGCACAACGTCATGCTAACTTTATCGTTAATTGTGGTGGTGCAAGTGCGTGGGATATTTTTAATCTCATCCGCCATGTGCAATATCAAGTACAGGATCGGTGGTCAATTTTATTAGAACCAGAAGTCAAGATGTTGGGAGAATTCCCCGCAGCTTGTTGATAGTTGCGATTGAAATTATGCAGTTTAAATTATGTAGTAAGCACGCTTTGTGCTTACTACTAATTTTTTGAACACCAAATTTTCGAGCGATCGCCCAATCTCTACAAACCAGAATTACTGAGGCGGGAAGTGGAATCCCAATTTGCTCAACCACTCCCCGATTAAGCTCTATTAAATCAAACTTCTGAGACGCTGGACTAATTGTGGTGCTTGCAACACACCCTCAATTCTATCCACTGGCTGACCTTGCTTAAACAGTAATAGAGTTGGTAGAGCCTCTATCCTATACTGAGTAGCCAATTGTTGGTATTTTTCAGTGTCTATTTTGACAATTCTAATTTGACCTTGGAGTTGGGCATTAACCTGCTCTAAAATCGGAGTCATCATCTGACAAGGCCCGCACCAGTCAGCATAAAAATCTACCAATACGGGTACATCAGAACCAGATAGCATTTCTTCAAAGCTATTGAATTGCTTTTTTGTAGCCATGTGATACGCACCAGTTTTTTATTGTTTGATTTTAATAGTAGTTCTTTACAGCTTGGATGATTGTAAAGCATATTTGCAGTGCTGTATTGGTAATTGGTGAGACTACTTGCCGTCTTGGCTTATGCCGAGATGGCAAAGTAGCGAACCCGAAGGGTAATTGGTAATTAAAGATACTGATGATTTTTCCAGATCCGATACCCAATGCCCAAGCTTTATATAGTAAGCAATTAGTCGGAAATCGTATCACAGAACATTTAAAAAGTATTATAAAAATTACTTATAGGCTATATTACTATGGGTAATTGCTTTGGGATTGCTATTTGTTTCCATCCCATCCTCATACAGGAGTTTCATGACATCATCTTTGTATTTCTGAAATGTAGTATGGCGCTTGATTTGAGGATTCGATTTGCTAGGTAGTTGGATTTGCAATTCCTGCCTAATTGTACCTGGTCGCGCACTTAATACGTAGATGCGCTGTGATAAAAAAATTGCTTCCTCCACATCATGAGTGATCATAAAAATTGTCGTGCTGGTACTACGCCAAATCTCCAGTAAAAATTGCTGCATTGCTTCTTTTGTTTGTGCATCTAAAGCACCAAAGGGTTCATCCATAAGTAAAATTTTTGGTTTCGATGCTAAAGCACGGGCGATCGCTACTCGTTGTTTCATCCCACCAGAAAGTTCTTTCGGTAGCGCCTTCGCAAACGTAGATAAACCTACTACCTCAAGATAATAAGCCGCCTGTTGTCGTCGCTGGGCTTTCGGTACGCCCTGTAGCTTCAAACCAAATTCTACATTTTCGGCAACACTCATCCACGGATAAAGAGTATAGCTTTGAAAAACCATACCACGATCAGATCCTGGCCCTGTAACGCACACCTCATCAACCAGTATTTCCCCTGCTGTCGGAGTATCCAACCCTGCAATTAGGCGTAGCAGAGTTGACTTACCAGAACCACTAGCACCTACTGCACAGACAAATTCTCCCTCTTCAATGTGCAAACTAATATCTTGCAGCGCAGTCAGCAAACCGCGCTTAGTTTTGAATTGTTTGTGGAGTTGATTAATTTCTAAATGCATAATTTGTTATTTGTTATTTGTCATTCGTCATTGCCCACTTACAAGAAGCGCGCAATAATAATCGAAACAAAAGGTCAATTCCTAAACCAATTAAACCAATTACAATTAACCCAGCAAAAATTTCATCTGTTTTCAAATATCTTTGGGCAACACTAATTCGTCGTCCTAAACCTTCTGTTGCTGCTACTAATTCCGAGACAATTACTAAATTCCAAGATGCTGCCATATTCACACGGCAAGCATCGATGATATTAGGCAGAATAAATGGGAAAATGACTTGTAGTAAAACTTGTTTTCTTTGACCACCTAAAGTATAAGTAGTTTCTAATAATTCCTTGGGAACAAACTTCACTGCATCCATCACCATCAAGGTATTAAAAAACAGTGTGCCGATAAAAATCAGCATGATTTTTGGCGTTTCTCCCAAGCCAAAATATAAAATTAGTAAGGGAATAAATGCAGGGGCTGGCATATAGCGGACGATGCCAATCAGTGGTTCTAGTAAGGCTCGAATGCTGGCAAAAGTCCCCATCAATGTGCCTAATGGAATAGAAACAATTGCTGCTAGCGAAAATCCACTCAGGACTCGCAATAAACTAAAAGCAATATCTTTTTGTAAATCTCCACTTACCAAAAGCCTTTGAAATGCATCCCAAACTTGACCAGGAGAAGGAAGAAATAAAGGTGGAATTAAGCCTGTATTAGAAATAATCCACCACAGAAGTATAGGTACGGTAATTGACAAGAACATTAAAGCCCAAGCCAAGTTATGAGGAATATCCTCAGCAATGCACCAAAAGTATGATTTTGGTAACATTTTCTGAGGACGAGCAAAATTGATTGCTTGCAAATCTTCAGCGTTATGGTTCATGATTTTTGCTTAGATGCATAGGCTTTGATAAAGCGATCATCAAAGATTTGGTTAAGATTCGGCGCTTGTTTAATCAAACCGCTTTCAACCAGAAATTTACTAATTTCTTCAGCAGCGTATCTAATAGATGTCATGTTGTTACCAGCATTAAATGCTTGCAAATTGTCTTCTAGAGTAAAAATTTTAGTTCCTGCGTCGTATGCCTGATATTCGGCAACAGAAACCCCTGCACGTTTTGCCATAATTTCGTAAGCTTTTGCTTGATTTGCTTT
Above is a genomic segment from Fischerella sp. JS2 containing:
- the trxA gene encoding thioredoxin, which codes for MATKKQFNSFEEMLSGSDVPVLVDFYADWCGPCQMMTPILEQVNAQLQGQIRIVKIDTEKYQQLATQYRIEALPTLLLFKQGQPVDRIEGVLQAPQLVQRLRSLI
- the murC gene encoding UDP-N-acetylmuramate--L-alanine ligase; its protein translation is MKKSVDFSGRPFHFIGIGGIGMSALAYVLAKRQLPVSGSDLRPNHITSKLESIGAHIFAKQEASNLEFFRPKENENRVILNTQNHVSTNKVAQLPQVICSTAINTNNLEYKAALELGCPIFHRSDVLATLISEYDSIAVAGTHGKTTTSSMIGYLLLQADLDPTILIGGEVNAWEGNARLGQSRYLVAEADESDGSLVKHAPEIGVITNIELDHPDHYDNLEEVVEIFHTFAKSCKTLVASIDCATVRDRFQPTISYSLNPETGADYTVTNIDYRADGTTALVWERGKALGVLNLRLLSRHNLSNALAAVAVGRVLGLEFGEIAKGLATFEGARRRFEFRGEAHGITFIDDYAHHPSEIRATLAAARLQARPGQRVVAIFQPHRYSRTLAFLEEFAESFTHADVVILTDIYSAGEVNIGQVSGEQLVQEVAKHHPQVKYQANLALMCDFLQQTLRSGDLALFLGAGNLNQVIPEVIATLHQPATATS
- a CDS encoding ABC transporter ATP-binding protein, whose protein sequence is MHLEINQLHKQFKTKRGLLTALQDISLHIEEGEFVCAVGASGSGKSTLLRLIAGLDTPTAGEILVDEVCVTGPGSDRGMVFQSYTLYPWMSVAENVEFGLKLQGVPKAQRRQQAAYYLEVVGLSTFAKALPKELSGGMKQRVAIARALASKPKILLMDEPFGALDAQTKEAMQQFLLEIWRSTSTTIFMITHDVEEAIFLSQRIYVLSARPGTIRQELQIQLPSKSNPQIKRHTTFQKYKDDVMKLLYEDGMETNSNPKAITHSNIAYK
- the murB gene encoding UDP-N-acetylmuramate dehydrogenase; protein product: MAISQAGVSVCTNSGVNVNKRQTTNSKTKEIPLLGTDCAIKSQVPLSAYTSYRVGGPAEWYVAPRNIEAMHASLVYAKEEGLPVTVLGAGSNLLVSDRGIPGLVIATRHLRQTHFDPETGLLTVAAGEPIPSLAMAAAEQGWQGLEWSVGIPGTVGGAVVMNAGAHNSCIADILVSAQVLSPDGTIETLTSEQLGYSYRTSILQGSDRIVTQATFQMQPGADPALVIATTKQHKQHRLTTQPYDKPSCGSVFRNPKPYAAGWLIEQTGLKGFQIGNAQVAQRHANFIVNCGGASAWDIFNLIRHVQYQVQDRWSILLEPEVKMLGEFPAAC
- the nadD gene encoding nicotinate (nicotinamide) nucleotide adenylyltransferase, translated to MQQIAIFGGTFDPVHWGHLIVAETALNQVPLEKILWVPSAHPPHKKAASFQHRLAMLQAAITDNLGFTVSPIEQSQSGTSYAINTLIDLSNFYPNTHWCWIVGLDSFQTLPQWYRGQELAQLCDWLIAPRYLGSECITQTDLICKQVEQKFASQSSTIHWQLLHTPLVGVSSSIIRNLCRDRQSIRYLVPESVRSYIAAHSLYV
- a CDS encoding ABC transporter permease — protein: MNHNAEDLQAINFARPQKMLPKSYFWCIAEDIPHNLAWALMFLSITVPILLWWIISNTGLIPPLFLPSPGQVWDAFQRLLVSGDLQKDIAFSLLRVLSGFSLAAIVSIPLGTLMGTFASIRALLEPLIGIVRYMPAPAFIPLLILYFGLGETPKIMLIFIGTLFFNTLMVMDAVKFVPKELLETTYTLGGQRKQVLLQVIFPFILPNIIDACRVNMAASWNLVIVSELVAATEGLGRRISVAQRYLKTDEIFAGLIVIGLIGLGIDLLFRLLLRASCKWAMTNDK
- a CDS encoding type I glyceraldehyde-3-phosphate dehydrogenase → MIRVAINGFGRIGRNFMRCWLGRENSNIDLVAINDTSDPRTNAHLLKYDSMLGKLKGVEITADDNSIIANGKTVKCVSDRNPENLPWKEWEIDLIIEATGVFTAKEGAMKHINAGAKKVLITAPGKNEDGTFVIGVNHHDYDHDKHHIISNASCTTNCLAPVAKVLHEKFGIIKGTMTTTHSYTGDQRLLDASHRDVRRARAAAINIVPTSTGAAKAVALVLPALKGKLNGVALRVPTPNVSMVDFVIQVEKPTIAEEVNAALKSASENELKGILDYSELQLVSSDYQGTDASSIVDASLTMVMGGDMVKVMAWYDNEWGYSQRVLDLAELVAEKWK